A region of the Rickettsiales bacterium Ac37b genome:
TATTACTTTACCAGCAGTTACCCTATCATCCGCTCTTATTACTACTGATACTTTATTATTATTTTTTTGGGCATTAGGTGTCTATTTCTTTTTATGCATTTTAGAAGATACTAAAAATATTGGATATTGGACACTAGCTGCAATTAGCATAGGTTTAGGATGCTTAAGTAAATATAACATGATTATTTTTTTGCCTTCAGGATTATTATATATATTGTGGTCTAGGCAACATTCTCTTAAACAATTTCTTTTTAATTATCGTACGTGGTATGGCCTTATCATTGTCTTTCTTATTTACTTGCCTAATCTTTTATGGAATTTTAATAATCATTTTGTTAGTTATCAACATACTAAAGAAATCAGTAATTTACATCGTTCATTATTTCACCCTGAAAAACTATTAGAATTTTGGGGAGCCCAAATTATAATTTTTGGTCCTATTATGGTTTATTTATTTATCCGTTCTCTTCGAGCATTACGTGAGGAGAAGAAAATACTATTGTCATTTATTATTCCGTTTTTCTTGATTATTAGTATACTTAGTTTACTTTCCGGCGCTTTTGCAAATTGGGCAGCTCCTATATATATTACTGCTACGGTACAAGCAACTGCTTTTGCGTTTTATTCTACTAAAAGGCATTTATTAATATATTCTCTTATCTTACATCTCTTAACTGCAATGATTTTTTATAATTACCATGATTTAGCTAAATTTTTTAACGTAAAACTAGCAGCAAATGGTCAAGTTTTAACTAGGGATCCATTCAAAAAATTAAAGGGATGGAAAGAACTTGGCGAATCCATAACAAAACTTAAATTGGCTTATCCTCAAACTAGTTTATTAGTAGATGATCGTAAACTTTTAGTAGAACTCAATTATTATGTAAAATCTTATCCCGTAGATATATATAAATGGAATTATTTTACAGCTATCCGTGATCACTATGATTTAACCAAAAAAGTTGACTATAATTTGTTAGGTAAAAATTTTCTTTTCATTACCTCAAATCAAGATATTAACAGCTTAAAAGGATATTTTAATAGTATTTTATATATTAGTACTATATCTATTAACTTATACAAAAATTATTCATTAACATATTATGTGTACTATTTAGAACATTTAATTAAAGTACCATAAATAGGTATTTAGTGAGGTTTGGCACATTACTTGATTACCTTTTTCGCTACTAGTGGATATTACCTACATGGTACTTATTATTGCGCTACTTTCTTTATCAGTATCGCTTTTGTAATAATAAAGAAATCTTTTTTAACCATAACTATTGGTAGGGAAGCGAAGAGCTAACTGAGTATGCAAATTAAAAAACTATATAACCTAGCTTACAATTTTTTTGTCTGGTAGCGTAACTATTTTGTGCATTTTCTTCTTGTTTCTAATATTATTTTAAATTATTTTTGTTATATTTATCCTAATAAACTATTAAGTAAGCAATTGGTAATAGATGCTATCAAATAAGTTAGTAAAAATATTATTACCTATCGATCACCTAGGACCGCTAGACTATATATGGTGTGGAGAACAGGAAATAGTCATAGGTTCTTTTGTTATTGTTCCATTTCGTAACAAAGAAATGGTAGGAATTATATGGGCAATTCATAATTCTACGAATGTAGATCAGGAAAGGCTTAAAAAAGTAAAATCCTCTATTAAGATACCTATATTATCAGAATCTCTTATGCACTTTATTATCAAATCCGCAAATTATAATATGGTTTCGTTAGGCGGTATTTTAAAAATGGTAATACCAAATGGCCTAAATTTACATAAAAAAATGGCTTTCTATGAAAAAACAATCGAGTATCAAAAAAGTACTTTAGATATAGTTAGGGAAGTTGAGAATGACACTAGGAGTGAGGATTCGAAGCCGACTAAATGCTCGGTGAAGGACGAACGACAACGTGACCATTCTAACTTCGCTGACTATAATACCTTTTCTCATTTAAAATTATCCACCAGGAGTATGAGTGATGAGGTAGATGAGTGTACTATAGTATGTGACAGAGACCGAATTCATGAAGCACGACAACATGGAAATTTAAATGGGGAAAGATATAATATTGTATTGCCAGAGTTATCTGATAATCAAAAAGAGGTTGTACATTTAATTAATCATAAAATAGATAGTAAAGAATATAATGTTGTTTTAATGGATGGGGTAACGGGTGCTGGTAAAACAGAAGTATATTTTGCATCTATTGCTAAAATATTAGAAGAAGATATAGGACAAGCTTTAATACTATTACCTGAAATTGTACTAACTAGCCAAATTATTCAGCGCTTTACTCAAAGATTTGGTTTTACACCATATTCTTGGCATTCAGGTTTAACTCCAGCACATAAAGCAAAGGTTTGGGCTGATATTGTAAGTAGTAAAGCAAAATTAGTTATTGGTGCTAGAAGCGCGTTATTTTTGCCATTTTCTAAATTAAGATTAATAGTGGTCGATGAAGAGCATGATGCATCTTATAAACAAGAAGATGGAGTATGTTATCATGCTCGTGATATGGCAGTATTACGTGCCTCAAAAGAAAATAATACCGTGTTACTTGCCTCAGCTACCCCTTCTTTGGAAAGTTTTTATAATTGTAACAAAGGAAAATTCCATCATATTACCTTAGATAATCGTTATAATAAGGGATTTACTCCAGATGTACGTATAGTAGATATGTGCA
Encoded here:
- a CDS encoding 4-amino-4-deoxy-L-arabinose transferase, which codes for MYNLKFLSFSPKFYNIVLNYILFIFLIIITLYRIHFLSINGFNLYADEAQYWDWSRNLFFGYYSKPPMIAWLIRLFTNVCGDTEFCIRLGSPIMHLLTSFVLIAISYKLYQNLLLSLITAIIYITLPAVTLSSALITTDTLLLFFWALGVYFFLCILEDTKNIGYWTLAAISIGLGCLSKYNMIIFLPSGLLYILWSRQHSLKQFLFNYRTWYGLIIVFLIYLPNLLWNFNNHFVSYQHTKEISNLHRSLFHPEKLLEFWGAQIIIFGPIMVYLFIRSLRALREEKKILLSFIIPFFLIISILSLLSGAFANWAAPIYITATVQATAFAFYSTKRHLLIYSLILHLLTAMIFYNYHDLAKFFNVKLAANGQVLTRDPFKKLKGWKELGESITKLKLAYPQTSLLVDDRKLLVELNYYVKSYPVDIYKWNYFTAIRDHYDLTKKVDYNLLGKNFLFITSNQDINSLKGYFNSILYISTISINLYKNYSLTYYVYYLEHLIKVP
- the priA gene encoding Primosomal protein N', with product MLSNKLVKILLPIDHLGPLDYIWCGEQEIVIGSFVIVPFRNKEMVGIIWAIHNSTNVDQERLKKVKSSIKIPILSESLMHFIIKSANYNMVSLGGILKMVIPNGLNLHKKMAFYEKTIEYQKSTLDIVREVENDTRSEDSKPTKCSVKDERQRDHSNFADYNTFSHLKLSTRSMSDEVDECTIVCDRDRIHEARQHGNLNGERYNIVLPELSDNQKEVVHLINHKIDSKEYNVVLMDGVTGAGKTEVYFASIAKILEEDIGQALILLPEIVLTSQIIQRFTQRFGFTPYSWHSGLTPAHKAKVWADIVSSKAKLVIGARSALFLPFSKLRLIVVDEEHDASYKQEDGVCYHARDMAVLRASKENNTVLLASATPSLESFYNCNKGKFHHITLDNRYNKGFTPDVRIVDMCTEQLDKNNWLSSLMRKELIDNYHKKEQSLLFLNRRGYAPLTLCGKCGYRFICKSCTSWLVEHKALKQLKCHHCSYSTSYPEICPECNSKDTLRACGPGVERIVEEVLSFIPEAKIALMTKDTVNTTSKAEQLINSILANEVDIIIGTQLIAKGHHFPNLAMVGIVDADLGLVGGDLRAAERSYQLLHQVGGRAGREKLFGKIIIQTYNSNNIIIRALASNNREEFLKNEMISRSHGKMPPFTKLAAIIISGHNEEKVQKYSRELVRVAPIYDNITVLGPVPAFLYKLRAKYRYRILVKAERSINLQKYLNYWLSLIKKNSNIKVKIDVDPHNFF